From the genome of Phaeodactylum tricornutum CCAP 1055/1 chromosome 9, whole genome shotgun sequence:
CAAatagctcacagtcagataTATCTGTCGTCCGGTTTCAAAAGAGTGTCGCACGAGACATTTTGGGACATGATCCAAAAACCAAAGATGATGGCCAGACGGAAACACGGAGCTATGGAACGGTTCTGTTGATTTTGAGAAGGGGGGGTATACCTCTATTTTTGAGATGCGACGATGATACATGGTCTGGAATGAACAAGCCGAAGCCCAATGATAGGACTACCGCGACTAATGTAAATAGCAGGAAGTCCTTAAAAACGGATAAGGCTGGTGGGAGCGTTTGTTATGAGGGTGCTACAGAGAGTCCTGTCCGCGCCACCGGCAAAAGCACTGCGGAGACTTCTCACTACTACCACATCTGCGCCTTTCTCAAGTTACCAATCAATCGGAAGCTTCCATTCTGAAAATTTAGGAGATCTAATAGCACGATCAGAAATCGAATATAGACCCCCGCTTTTGCCGTTCGGCGAGTCTGTTACGCCGAGCGATGATTCTGATTTTCTTTTAGATCTCGACCAGTGGACATTTCTGAATCACGGGGCTTTCGGAGCTGCACTAACTGTTGGATTTGATCGTGCCGCTCAATGGAGACGATACTTGGAAGCTCAGCCATTGCGTTACCACGATCGAGACCTACTTCCCCATTTGGCCTATTCGTGTCGACGTCTTGCTTCCTTCGTCAACGCTGATCCGCGCAATTTAGCTTTGCTCCCGAACGTCACGTCAGGATTCAACAGTTTGCTTGCCGGCTATGTTCGAGAAGTAAAAGACGCTGCGCACATCATCGTATGGGACACCAGTTACGGAAGTGTGAAGAAAATGGCCAAACTCTATGGCGGTAACAGAGTGACGGAGATTCCATTCCAATCGAGATATCTGACCCAGCTAGCCGATCCTTTAGAAAATCCATCTGTTGTTTTCCAGACTGCACTCGACgatcatttactgttaaattCCAAAAAGTGGGAAGGAAAACAGCCTTTGCTGGTATTAGACCACACGACTTCCAATACAGCATTGACCTTTCCGATCGAAGAACTCGCCGCCCATGCCAAATCTATCGTTCCGAATCTTTTGGTCGCTGTCGACGGCGCACACGGTTTACTCGCGCAGAACTTGGATATTGCCCAAATCCCATCAGTAGACTTCTATCTATCGAACGGGCACAAATGGCTCTCCGCACCTCGCGGTGTCGCCTTTTTACACGCCACGGGCGCGTTTCACGACacaattcttcgtcaaccGGCAATAGTGAGTCACGGTATCGACGAGCCCGACCTTTTGAGTCGCTATGTTTGGGATGGCTGTAGAGACTATGCCGCTGCGTTATCACTCCCATCGATACTTGAATTTTGGCAGGAGAGAGAGCCGTGGATGGTACGGAAGAATCTCAAAATACAGTTACGACAAGGAATCAAAATTCTGGCTACCGAATGGTACGGTAGCGATTTCGGGGGCGAAGAATCCTGGCCCGGTTGCGTTACGCTAGCTGAATTCGATTCTCCCGTGTTGTCACCGATGGCCTTGGTGCAGTTGCCTGTTCCTGGGAAAACTTCGGGTGATGCCAAGGCAGTCCAAGACTACCTATACAAGCAACACATCGAAGCGCCCATCAAATGCGTGAACGAGAGACTCTACGTTCGAATTTCGTGTCAAATGTATAACACGAGCAAAGACTTCCATGCTCTCGCTGCATCGATACAGACATTGTCGaagctgacagtgaatgccGGGTatctttgaaaaagagagacCCAACGGTGGGGTATAAATTGACAATAATGTTGTTGTCTAAATGCACTTGCCCACAGTCTACAACAGCCGTCGAATGTAACTTTTCCACACCAGTACATATAATAGAGAGGTAGAGCGATCAAGTAGCTGCCGATCTTCATCTTCCGAAGCACCCTTTATCTGAAGTGTTCCGGTAAACATAGTTCGCTAAGCGGTGATTGGACTATTTGCGGCTAACCGCATATTTCACACAGATGAATTCCATCTGACTGATACAACAGGCCGtataacaacaacaattaCAAATAGCGAAAAATATTCGTTGACAAATTAAGCCGCTGATGAAAATCGCTTGCTAGCCCCTCGATACCCCAGCTGTTGATGCATCTACAGTCGCTTCCTGAATTCACATACGCGGACGCTTCTCTCTTATGAAGTTCGCTGCCCTAGTTTCTGGCGGGAAAGACTCCCTATACTCCATTCTGGAATGCCAACGCCAGGGCCATGAGCTTGTTGCTTGTGTCCATTTGGGTCGgccggacgacgaaacagaGGAATCTTTCATGTACCAAACGGCAGCTTCGGAAGTGATTAAAACGCTGGTAGAAGAATGTCTTGGTGTACCGTTGATCTTGCATGTACGAACTGGACTTAGCGTCAACACAGCACTGGTGTATGAAGCTACTGATCACGACGAAGTCGAAGACTTGTGTTTGGCGTTGCAGACGACACTGGCACGCTTTCCCAACATTCAGGGAGTGAGCTCGGGCGCAATTCTATCCACCTATCAGCGAACTCGAGTTGAGTCAGTCTGTAGTCGTTTGGGCCTAACTTCCCTTTCTTATTTGTGGAGACGGGCCCCGCAAAGAGAACTTTTGGCCCGCATGATTGATGATGGTATCGATGCAGTACTCGTCAAGACTGCGGCTCCTCCTGGTCTAATGCCACGGAAACATTTGGGAAAGACTTTGGCAGAACTTCAAAGTCACTTCCATACGCTTCACAATCGTTTCCAGTTTCACATTTGTGGTGAAGGAGGGGAGTATGAGACGCTCGTTTTGGATTGTCCATTTTACAAGAAGCGGCTTGTTTTGGATGCGACTGAGGTCATTGAAACAGATGATGGTGTCGGAACATTGCAAATCCAGGCATGTCACTCTGAGACCAAACGCGATGCACCAGGGAGCCCTTCACAGCCTCGGCTTGATCCAGTATATAATCCTCCAAGTGTACTGCCGCCAGTGTCGACTCATGAGGAGGCCCCAGTGTCGGTCATTTCTGTTTACGCTTTACCGATGGTGCGGAGAGTATCGGGTGG
Proteins encoded in this window:
- a CDS encoding predicted protein translates to MRVLQRVLSAPPAKALRRLLTTTTSAPFSSYQSIGSFHSENLGDLIARSEIEYRPPLLPFGESVTPSDDSDFLLDLDQWTFLNHGAFGAALTVGFDRAAQWRRYLEAQPLRYHDRDLLPHLAYSCRRLASFVNADPRNLALLPNVTSGFNSLLAGYVREVKDAAHIIVWDTSYGSVKKMAKLYGGNRVTEIPFQSRYLTQLADPLENPSVVFQTALDDHLLLNSKKWEGKQPLLVLDHTTSNTALTFPIEELAAHAKSIVPNLLVAVDGAHGLLAQNLDIAQIPSVDFYLSNGHKWLSAPRGVAFLHATGAFHDTILRQPAIVSHGIDEPDLLSRYVWDGCRDYAAALSLPSILEFWQEREPWMVRKNLKIQLRQGIKILATEWYGSDFGGEESWPGCVTLAEFDSPVLSPMALVQLPVPGKTSGDAKAVQDYLYKQHIEAPIKCVNERLYVRISCQMYNTSKDFHALAASIQTLSKLTVNAGYL
- a CDS encoding predicted protein gives rise to the protein MKFAALVSGGKDSLYSILECQRQGHELVACVHLGRPDDETEESFMYQTAASEVIKTLVEECLGVPLILHVRTGLSVNTALVYEATDHDEVEDLCLALQTTLARFPNIQGVSSGAILSTYQRTRVESVCSRLGLTSLSYLWRRAPQRELLARMIDDGIDAVLVKTAAPPGLMPRKHLGKTLAELQSHFHTLHNRFQFHICGEGGEYETLVLDCPFYKKRLVLDATEVI